The nucleotide window ATTTTGATACTTCTATATTTGACATTCCTCTAAATCTCGTCAtttgttatataatattatacctTCCTTTTCATTGGATTACTTTCGCTAAAATTTTCTGGTCAAATGACAAACATAATTGAATTTTCCATTAGAGGGGGGTGTATGCCTAGACCGAATATATCGTTTCCTATTCAAAAGGACGTGTGAGAGTATTGCATGGCTGGACCATGCATGAACAATAGTATTCATGTTTAGCATAACATTTACccctataaaaaaaacatttacccCTATATATATCATTCGACTGAAACCACTTGATTAACACTTAACTTATTTTCTCATATCTAAAGATAAGCAAAAGATGATCAAGGTCGAGATGTTGGCAACCATAGTGACACTTTGGCTACTAATGACTTGTGGATTACTAGTTTCTCCGACATGTGCAATGCCAACCAAATCTTTGTCTTCCGAGTTCTATCAATCAAGCTTAGCCCAAAATGTGAAGTCAACACCGCAAAGTGATAAACCACCTCCAATACGTTTCGGAACTTTACCAAAGCGTCCGAGTGGTCCTCCTTCTGGTCCATCATATGGCACCAATGCTCCTCCTCCTTATTAACGAATTGATTATTTATCCATCGTACTTTTTTATCATCCATCGGCAGCTAAGTTTTGTAATAGCATTTCACAGttgagtaataaaaaaaaataacggaATAACGGTTTTGTTTCATATCTTTGGTTATCAGTTTGAACAaaacttgggttcaccccctatgGTGAACTCTCAAATTCACCTCTATTATTAACACCACTCAAAGGGTCATGTAGGATTAAGAGAAAAAGGAATATtacaactttaaaaaaaaaggaaaatagcttaaaaaaaataaaagaaccgTCGCCGTTAACTGAAACATACGTTTCTTTGTTTCATCAAATTAGGTTTTGAGATCGTTTCAATCTTGTTTCAGGCAAGTTAATCATCAATTAATTTATACTTGATTCTAGTTCTAGGTGGTGATTTACTTGATTTACATAAGAATAATGGTTTGTCTCTTTCCAACACAGAATATTGTCAGCATTCAAGTAGTAGCCTCAAGTTTGTCATTTTTATGTAAATCAAGGTTGTCTCTTTCCAACAAAGAATAATGGTTTCTTGTCATTCAAGTAATAGCCACGGTTCTCATTGAGATTCAGGCAAGTTAATCATCAATCAAGTTTTACTATTGTGTCTTGTTAGCTTTGAATATGAACCTCTTGACAGAATTGTTCATAAAATACACAACTCAGAAACCGTTACAAGTAcacttgaaaaagaaaaaaaaaagtttaccgaagaaaagaaaaaaaatacaaactatgAAACAATATTTGTCAACTGCTTCTTCTGTCTTGTTTTCATTGTGGTAGTAATAAGATTTGCAAAACCTTACTACAACTTTCAAAACCTAATGGAGACAGAAGCAGTAATAGAAGAAGGATTGTTGGACGTGGGAATACTTCCTTGCAACATTAGGAGCTCTGTCTCTGTTCCTGCTAGGAATCACAAGAAGCTCTCGGCAACAATAAGGGAAGAGACGAGAACTCGTCCTCCAGTTACGTACTGTGTGAAGTTTGAGTCGTTTGACACTATGTCCAAACTGGTCAAAGACAACGGTGACAAGTACGAGTCACATCCTTTCTCAGCCGGTGGATACAATTGGTACGTACACGTATGTTGGATTTAAGTTAAACACATGAGAATTGATTGTCATTGTCAATAACTGGTGAAAATTTGATACTTTTTGCAGGACACATTGAGATCAAGCCGAGCAGAGAACAAAGCTATGAAAAGAGCAAGCTTTGTGGGAGTAGAAACTGGCCTGACAACAAGTTCATCACATCTGAATATTCAGTAAACCTCTTCAGAGTAGTGTGGCGGACAGCTTATGTGGTTGGAGTTCTCTCTTTGACAAACCCTTTTGACACTAATCCGATATCCGGACGTACAGGGCTTGATTTGAAGTAAGTCATGGTATGTTTGTACAACCAGACGTACATGGGTTGATTTGGATTGGAGAAGAAATCAGAATTCGATTTGAAAGCATAGAATTGGAGACTCAACTTGACAAACACAGGATCCATCTTCTCTGTGGTGATGAAGGAAGCCATCGACACAGACACCGTTAGCGacgttcttttatttttttaaagctattttccttttttttttaagttttaatatttttttttctcttaatcCTACATGGCACTTTGATTGGTGGTAACACTAGAGGTGAATTTGAGAGTTCACcatagggggtgaacccaagtttTGTTCTATCAGTTTCTATCGTTTCATTCTACTGCAGTGTGGGtggattttttgttttcttataaattgTTGTATGTTCATTAcaaattatgtaaaaaaatgtttagtaacattttataattatatgttgcaccaaaaaaaacattttataattataaaagtcCTTTATAACAACATTTTCAGGTTGAACTAGTTTAGAAAAACATAGGAAATAATTTAAGAAGATCGAATAGAAATGTGATATGGAATTATATAGTACTCCATCCATTTCTAAATACAAGATGATTTGTCCGAGTCCTTCTCTGGAGCTGCTGTCTCTGCATTCTCCATTAGAGAGAGGTGTATGCTTAGACCACATATCATTTCCTATCCAGAAGGACGTGTGTGTAGGCACCAAATAATAAAAACGACTTCATACTTATCATAGATGAATGCATGGTTGGACCATGGAAAATAATATTCATAATTAACGTATAATTTGACCTTGTATATAATTCGAGTGAAACCATTTGATTAAACAACTTCAAAACGTCCAGGGTGTCAAAAGCCTCCCCATAAGACCAGAAGTTTTGGAATCTTATCACTGTAGTAGCTATGATTTGTAATAGCGTTTTCACAGTTGAATAAAAtaagcaaatttttttttttccatatatttgattatcaattaattttgatgCAGCGTGggtggatttttttttcttttttttttaattattgttattGTTTTATGTTCATTACGATCGTCCTACACATCAATCGAACTGAATACATTGGTCTGACCTAATGAGTTTCTATCAACAAGACGAGGAAAAAACAAAAGGAAGCACCAAGAAACCCAATCAGAGGAAGAGCTCTTGTGGCAGTGAGGTGGGGCAAAACTTCTTTGCTGCAAACTTGTActgccaaaaacaaaaaaaaaaacatttcaactATCTTATTATATGAagctaataataataaataacaaaagaaGTGGGATGAGTTGTTACTTTGTCTTGACTGTACTTCTTTCTGACTGCAACTACATCGGCTGAGGGACTCTCATGACATAGCTGAAGAAGATTCTTAACGCATGCTTCCAAATGTTTAGCCCTGTACGATGTGTAATGCTCTAACGTAGAGCTCTGTCAAAACACGCAAATTTTAACAGGTTTGTTAGAACACTGAGTTAAACAAGCTAAATAAAGACTGTAAATACAGATTCTACGTCATACCCATGGTTTTGTTGAAGGGTGTAATATGTATTGTGCCAAGAAAACGGCAGAGGCTGCGACAAGTGATGGAGCGTAGCGAAGCATAGCGTAATCCAAGAGAGATAATTCGCTGAAATAGCTCGCTAGTGACTCAAACAGCAGTGATGAGACCTAATAGAAAGCAATAACCAGTCAGAAACGTATATAACCCATCACCcattcaatttttatataacaCTATACCTCCTTCCTGCCTTGAGCAGCACGAACAAAGCGCCTATATAACCACAATTTTTACAAGTTCAGATTAGCAGggaacaaacacacacacaaaagtaGAAATAACATCAATATGATAAGAAGCTACCTCAAGAAACATTTTGCTGTTGGTGTTGTTAATTCGAACTTCAGGTAATTCAGAACAGACGACTCCATCTCCAGAAGCTGTTACAAAACATTTAAAAGTTAACTATGTGAAACCCACTAGAAGAAGAGTTTTTCCACGGAAGAGCAGACCAAAGCACAAACCTCGTTTCTTGAGTATGTGTTATCAGTAATGTAACAGAAACTCTCCACTTGAGGCACACACACTTCTTCATATTTTCTGAAAAAATTCAGTAAGTCCACAAGTTCAAAATTGCACTCTTTTAGTATAAAACCTCAAGAGTTAAGTTTGTAGCTTCCTTACGCTGCAATCATCATGCACGAAACACCAAGCAACTGCAAGTTTTGCTTGGTAATCACATTCCCTGAAAGATACCGGTCTAAACAGTGCACCGCCAAATACAACGTCTCTGGCAAAAGCCTATACTCTTCAGCAACCTGCAGTTTCATGAAAGAAacgttttttatatataacgaAACTCATGAACTAGGATTCATCAAAGGCTTATTACCTCAACGAGCCAGTCAATGAGTATAGTACGCATACTAGCATTGATGTTAGACTGAACTCTCTCCATGTAATCAAAAGCAGGTCTTTTCTTCACCTGCATTGCACACAACAATTGAATCAAGTTCAGAAACAGAGCAAGTTTTAGTGTTAAATTCAGCGATTCCAACCTCGGATGAACGCAAATGCTCGTAGATATCGCAAGCAAAGGCACCACAAAGCTGTGGATCCACGAGGTTACTATCAATATCATCAACaacctcatcatcatcatcatttccCAAATCTGATCCTTGATTCAATTCGATGTCTTCGTAAGGAACGAGTAGGTTTGATTTCGCGATTGCCTTGGGAGGTTTCGATGCCTTCTTTGATTTCCCGATCTTATTTGAACAATGCACCTTCAATAGATTAACGAATTTTACAGATGATTATAGATTCCACcataaaccctaattttctCGGCGAAGAAGTTTAACTTACGAGAGTAGACGACGGAGCGGAGATTCTAGATCCGGTCTTCTGATTCGTGATATCTCCCAGTGGATTACGGCGGTTTACGACGTCTCCGAGTGGAGGTCGAGTCTTGGCTACGCTCGGACGAGAAAGTGGATTCTCCTTGGGTTGGTTCCTCGATGAAGACGAGGAAGACATTTTTTGTTGAGGAGGAAGTGGAAGAACTCCGATTCGGCGGCGGATTCGTCGTTCTCCGGTGAGATGAGTTTTATGGTTTTTGTTCTgcgagggagagagagagatcttgaGCGAGAAGACGAggaacaacgaagaagaagaagttactatttctatttattaaaaacaaataatggATTAATCTTGGCCGTTAGATGAAGTCAAAAACCGTTACGACTTAACGCGATTGATAAACTGGTGGGACCCACTATTGTTTGAGCGCGAAACTTTTATTATACTGAAGCATTAGTAAACCTTCTAAACGAGAAAGAGGGTTTTTGAACAAGAGCGGGAAAAAAAACTAAGTAGACCGTCCATTAGTAAACCTTCTTCACGAGAAAGAGGGTTTTACCTTAGTATACCGTCCATGTAAGGTAGTTTAATAATTGTTTGGATTAATGTAACTTCAGATTTTGAAATGTAGGATTAGAAGAAATCTAGATGTAgaatttgaaaaacaaaagtGCTGGTTTcttaattctttttttctttagtttattGTGGGTGAATATGTGATTGATTTGTTTGTTGATCTGTGGGAGACTTAGGGTGATGTGTTGTGTCTGATTAAGTACAAAGTCATCTTTCATGATCAGAAGAATATTTTTATCAGTTTATGTTCGTTCCATATGGTTTAAGAGATCTTATAATAATCTTACATTATTTATGAGTTAAGACTCAAAAGAGCCTTGTAGCCGGCGCTGATGAGTGCCTACTGAACGTGGCAAGCAATACAAAATTTTGGTGCTCTTTCCGCAATTCCAATATGAAAATTCCACTTCTTGACTCTACGGTGGTCGTTGGAAGTTTGGTTTGACCTTTATGTGACAAACGTCATCATCATGCCTTTGTACAGTTTCTAATGACTTAATTGGAATCTTTCGCAGACGAGACAGAAAAAGGTTTAAGTGGTTATAACTTTTGCGTCTCATGTAGGGAAAAGGGTCACTGTGACATTGATGATCATTTCAAAGTTTGAATTACCaacagttttatttttttgatttggtTTCATTTTTCCCCTTTCACGTCTAAATCATGAAAGACCGCGTGCTGTAACTATATTAGAGCACTTGAATATTTGAAATCTTTGTAGCCTCTTTATTCTGTCGACCTGTTATTATACATAACATGTATCATCACAAGCTTATGATGTGTTATCAGCTAAAAGTTAAATACTTTGTGCTATATAACAAAACTGAATAAAACAAGCATTTCTCATGTGTGATTGCTAAATGTTAAAATACTGTGTGCTATATACCAAAAACAGAATAAAACAAGCATTTCTCATGTCTCATGGCCTAGATTGAAAGAAGCATTTTTCCTCCAGGTTTTGTGTGGGTATTATAATCTCAATTcaagtttgaaattttgaatattatataggtagaaaaaaattgaatattataattatatggTTACCATTGTATAATTGAAAAGGTTATTGTTAATGGTGGGGACAAATAGAAACCAAGTCAAATACACAGATAAACTTCTCTAATCTCTCCCGCCACCCACCTCCTCTAATCTCGCCTCTCATCTCTCATTCTCTCTCCTATCCTATCTCATGTTTTGTCCTAATATAAAGACATTAAACTCAATTCTTAATCCAAAGTCACAAGTCATCTCTCTTTATCTATCTCTTTGGGTTTGTCTTCATCTCTCTTCTTGTGAGCAATAACCAAAACCAACATGGCTATTG belongs to Brassica rapa cultivar Chiifu-401-42 chromosome A07, CAAS_Brap_v3.01, whole genome shotgun sequence and includes:
- the LOC103832189 gene encoding cyclin-A1-2 translates to MSSSSSSRNQPKENPLSRPSVAKTRPPLGDVVNRRNPLGDITNQKTGSRISAPSSTLVHCSNKIGKSKKASKPPKAIAKSNLLVPYEDIELNQGSDLGNDDDDEVVDDIDSNLVDPQLCGAFACDIYEHLRSSEVKKRPAFDYMERVQSNINASMRTILIDWLVEVAEEYRLLPETLYLAVHCLDRYLSGNVITKQNLQLLGVSCMMIAAKYEEVCVPQVESFCYITDNTYSRNELLEMESSVLNYLKFELTTPTAKCFLRRFVRAAQGRKEVSSLLFESLASYFSELSLLDYAMLRYAPSLVAASAVFLAQYILHPSTKPWSSTLEHYTSYRAKHLEACVKNLLQLCHESPSADVVAVRKKYSQDKYKFAAKKFCPTSLPQELFL